From the Lolium rigidum isolate FL_2022 chromosome 2, APGP_CSIRO_Lrig_0.1, whole genome shotgun sequence genome, one window contains:
- the LOC124687064 gene encoding uncharacterized protein LOC124687064 has product MGNCLYTGDGGGSEGGGYLSGGDGQGRTKVTEEVAPSSVLKVKMVLTKAELEWLMAQLKGGDRRLEDVLREMARKRDARGWRPSLESIDECGSDSETAAICFD; this is encoded by the coding sequence ATGGGCAACTGCCTCTATACCGGCGATGGTGGCGGCAGCGAAGGTGGCGGCTACCTGTCCGGAGGAGACGGCCAAGGAAGAACGAAGGTGACGGAGGAGGTTGCGCCGTCTTCGGTGCTGAAGGTGAAGATGGTGCTGACCAAGGCGGAGCTGGAGTGGCTCATGGCGCAGCTCAAGGGCGGCGACCGGCGCCTCGAGGACGTGCTCCGGGAGATGGCGCGCAAGCGGGACGCTCGCGGGTGGCGGCCCAGCCTCGAGAGCATCGACGAGTGCGGCTCCGACTCCGAGACGGCCGCCATCTGCTTCGACTGA